From a region of the Neodiprion fabricii isolate iyNeoFabr1 chromosome 7, iyNeoFabr1.1, whole genome shotgun sequence genome:
- the LOC124186352 gene encoding DNA-directed RNA polymerase I subunit RPA43, with product MAGKVIDAKTWTQLELRGLLEDEDSHVYFERSKKHMGLHPFHLSNLNTALKEILGSTLNSYDAKLNGIILSYKNPKILNKVATILNDACFIHVDIEADFYIFRPNIGDELKGIVNKKSQDHVGILLNKVFNVSIPRPDEDENWPGFYTQIGQEVRFTITYLELKGRLPYIRGSMDAENYLRNCKPLDDTFEAVDEDDEPVAKPNAIKFSYSDEEGEEDSNEFVVDRKSRVNKVIHTRDDSDIDEKLLPRKLKELENDDSEDEIHVKKMEKHKAKTNISFPEIKLDLYGEDPINEDRDIDDELYPKSKILKKETNRDEVPTKKKKRNKVKMEETSAELEKSVRHISENSDVVEETLPPKSKKLKREHIDDKTCVKKSLKTKAEVEVTYCDIESDMYERNAYQMKTESGNEQSTKMHKIKAEVLSSEAESDVNKTKQSELPNERRKKKHKVKLEVFALENESDISMPNGNIRIENDFSENKSKKKHKIKTEAISLET from the exons ATGGCAGGTAAAGTGATCGATGCAAAGACGTGGACACAGTTGGAGTTGAGAGGACTCCTCGAAGACGAGGATTCACACGTCTATTTCGAACGATCTAAAAAACACATGGGACTCCATCCGTTCCATCTTAGTAATTTGAACACTGCGCTGAAGGAAATTTTGGGCTCTACGTTAAACTCCTACGATGCAAA ATTAAATGGAATTATTCTGTCTTACAAGAatccaaaaatattaaataaagtgGCAACAATCCTGAACGACGCATGCTTCATTCACGTTGATATTGAAGCTGACTTCTACATCTTCAGACCCAACATTGGAGATGAATTAAAAG gcATTGTCAATAAAAAGAGCCAAGATCATGTCGGCATATTACTGAATAAAGTGTTCAATGTGTCTATACCAAGACCAGACGAAGATGAAAATTGGCCAGGTTTTTATACCCAGATAGGACAAGAAGTTAGATTTACCATAACGTATTTGGAACTCAAAGGCAGATTGCCATATATTAGAGGTTCTATGGATGCTGA GAATTATTTGCGGAATTGTAAGCCATTGGACGATACCTTTGAGGCTGTCGACGAAGATGATGAACCTGTAGCCAAGCcaaatgcaataaaattttcatacagtGACGAAGAGGGTGAAGAAGATTCTAATGAATTTGTTGTCGATCGTAAAAGCAGAGTAAATAAAGTTATTCACACGAGGGATGATAGTGAtattgacgaaaaattattgcCCAGAAAGCTGAAAGAGTTGGAAAATGATGACAGCGAGGATGAAATTCACGTGAAGAAGATGGAGAAACACAAGGCTAAAACTAATATTTCATTCCCAGAAATTAAGCTTGATTTGTACGGGGAGGATCCGATCAATGAGGACAGAGATATTGACGACGAATTGTATCCAAAATccaaaatattgaagaaagaaaCTAACAGAGATGAAGTTCctacgaaaaagaaaaagaggaataaAGTTAAGATGGAAGAAACTTCTGCAGAACTGGAGAAAAGTGTAAGGCATATTTCAGAAAACAGTGATGTGGTTGAAGAAACTTTGCCTCCAAAAtctaagaaattgaaaagagaacatatcgatgataaaacttgtgtaaaaaaaagtttgaaaactaAAGCCGAAGTTGAAGTAACATATTGCGATATTGAGTCAGATATGTATGAGCGAAATGCTTATCAGATGAAAACTGAATCAGGCAACGAGCAAAGTACGAAAATGCACAAAATAAAAGCTGAAGTCTTATCATCTGAAGCAGAGTCTGatgtaaataaaacaaagCAAAGTGAACTGccaaatgaaagaagaaaaaaaaaacataaagtGAAACTTGAAGTTTTTGCATTGGAAAATGAATCCGATATAAGCATGCCGAACGGAAATATAAGAATAGAGAATGATTTTAGCGAGAACAAGAGTAAGAAGAAACATAAAATCAAAACCGAAGCAATATCGTTAGAAACTTGA
- the LOC124186617 gene encoding uncharacterized protein LOC124186617: MDCCCEKKKKKSDDPASPSYAPTLFPPVYHAKQVNERAVSSRYNRLMNRRKTLHKRNIGVNCDTGNQVNNDPNNVVNNSGREPMDISSAEVILKSDQECQVDFVSSAGIDLIFLVKIKTGLTFSAIAIFFGLHRSTISKIFFSTLQYLNSSTANLVFWPSRAAVQKTMPECFKPQYSNTRVIIDCTEFKIDVPSSVDDRIYCYFHYKKGFTAKVLIGITPSGFICFKSKVAGGRKGDSQLTNQLLNRIW; this comes from the exons ATGGATTGCTgctgtgaaaagaaaaaa AAAAAATCAGATGATCCTGCGAGTCCAAGCTACGCGCCAACTCTATTCCCTCCAGTTTATCATGCAAAGCAAGTAAATGAAAGAGCTGTTTCGAGCAG GTACAATCGACTCATGAACCGAAGAAAGACTCTTCACAAGCGTAACATCGGAGTGAATTGTGATACTGGAAATCAAGTTAATAACGACCCCAACAATGTTGTCAATAATAGTGGACGTGAACCTATGGATATAAGCAGTGCcgaagtaattttaaaaagtgatCAAGAGTGTCAAGTAGATTTTGTAAGTTCTGCTGGTATCGA tttaatttttttagtgaaaataaaaactggaCTGACATTTTCAGCCATAGCAATTTTCTTTGGTTTACATCGGTCAACTATCTCCAAGatattcttttcaactttacaatatttgaattcgTCAACTGCAAATTTAGTGTTTTGGCCAAGTAGAGCTGCCGTACAGAAAACTATGCCGGAATGTTTTAAACCTCAGTACTCTAATACTCGGGTTATCATAGACTGCACTGAATTCAAGATAGATGTTCCGTCAAGTGTTGACGACCGTATTTACTGTTACTTTCATTATAAGAAAGGTTTTACAGCAAAAGTACTAATTGGAATCACACCATCTGGGTTCATCTGTTTCAAATCGAAAGTTGCTGGCGGTAGAAAAGGTGATTCCCAATTAACCAATCAACTATTGAATCGAATTTGGTAG